The proteins below are encoded in one region of Cololabis saira isolate AMF1-May2022 chromosome 21, fColSai1.1, whole genome shotgun sequence:
- the LOC133421929 gene encoding bryoporin-like produces MPETAEAVSATLTTNRNCTIEITNVSSSYCLINPKVYMSSGFSYHPPQPTVRPTMTEVCSFTKDDNTVTGAVGLLTYDLFHMQSRVCSDRLAIMFSVPFDGNLYKNRLAAGVVEQSRSCDKHLYDQMYDGKDLSNFTRSEGNGCGLEYKATYVDVRATMSSVGRAIVKVELYDKMGH; encoded by the exons ATGCCAGAAACTGCAGAGGCTGTGTCAGCCACTCTCACCACCAACAGAAACTGCACCATAGAAATAACCAATGTCAGCAGTAGCTACTGCCTCATCAACCCCAA GGTGTACATGTCCAGTGGCTTCAGCTACCACCCACCCCAGCCTACGGTGCGGCCCACAATGACGGAGGTGTGCTCCTTTACGAAGGATGACAACACTGTCACGGGCGCCGTGGGCCTGCTCACCTACGACCTGTTCCACATGCAGAGCCGGGTCTGCTCCGACCGCTTGGCCATCATGTTCTCCGTGCCTTTCGACGGCAACTTGTACAAGAACCGGCTGGCCGCGGGCGTGGTGGAGCAGTCCAGGTCCTGCGACAAACATCTGTACGACCAGATGTACGATGGGAAAGACCTCAGCAACTTCACCCGCTCCGAGGGGAACGGGTGCGGGCTGGAATATAAAGCAACGTATGTTGATGTGCGAGCCACGATGTCTTCGGTTGGCAGGGCTATTGTTAAAGTGGAGCTCTATGATAAAATGGGTCATTAG